The Flavobacterium marginilacus genome window below encodes:
- the serS gene encoding serine--tRNA ligase — MLQIAFIRENQEKVISALAKRNMDARAVVEEVVQLDEKRRAAQVELDNTLSESNKLSKDIGELMKAGEKSKASILKEKTVLLKEKSKALAESADVLANELTEKLYTLPNLPAAIVPAGKSADDNLNVYEEGDIPVLHEGAQPHWELVKQYDIIDFELGNKITGAGFPVYKGKGARLQRALINYFLDKNTAAGYQEVQVPHFVNEASAYGTGQLPDKEGQMYHDATDNLYLIPTAEVPVTNIFRDVIVNENEFPILRTAYTPCFRREAGSYGAHVRGLNRLHQFDKVEIVRIEHPDNSYQALDGMVEHVKNILKELKLPFRILRLCGGDMGFTSALTYDFEVYSTAQERWLEISSVSNFETFQANRLKLRFKDKDGKNQLAHTLNGSSLALPRVLAGILENYQTPEGIIIPEVLRPYCGFDIIN, encoded by the coding sequence ATGTTACAAATTGCATTTATTAGAGAGAATCAAGAGAAAGTAATCAGCGCTTTGGCCAAAAGAAATATGGATGCCAGAGCCGTTGTTGAAGAAGTGGTACAACTGGATGAAAAACGACGCGCTGCGCAAGTTGAGTTAGACAATACTTTATCCGAATCTAATAAATTGTCCAAAGATATAGGCGAATTGATGAAAGCCGGCGAAAAATCGAAAGCGTCAATCCTTAAAGAAAAAACGGTTCTTTTAAAAGAAAAAAGCAAAGCATTGGCTGAAAGCGCTGATGTTTTAGCAAATGAATTAACAGAAAAATTATATACACTGCCTAATCTTCCTGCAGCTATTGTTCCTGCTGGAAAATCGGCAGACGATAATTTAAATGTTTATGAAGAAGGTGATATTCCGGTTTTGCACGAAGGGGCACAGCCACATTGGGAATTGGTAAAACAATATGATATCATTGATTTTGAACTTGGAAATAAAATTACAGGTGCAGGATTCCCTGTTTACAAAGGAAAAGGTGCTCGTCTGCAGCGTGCTTTAATTAATTATTTCCTTGACAAAAATACAGCAGCAGGATATCAGGAAGTTCAGGTTCCACATTTTGTGAATGAAGCTTCGGCTTATGGAACGGGGCAATTGCCGGACAAAGAAGGACAGATGTATCATGACGCAACAGATAATCTATATTTGATTCCAACTGCTGAGGTTCCTGTGACCAACATTTTCAGGGATGTAATCGTGAATGAAAATGAATTTCCAATTTTACGGACTGCCTACACACCTTGTTTCCGTCGTGAAGCGGGTTCTTACGGTGCGCATGTGCGAGGATTGAACCGTCTGCATCAATTTGACAAAGTAGAAATTGTTCGTATTGAACATCCGGATAACTCCTACCAAGCTCTTGACGGAATGGTAGAACATGTAAAAAATATTCTGAAAGAATTGAAACTGCCTTTCCGAATTTTACGTCTTTGCGGAGGAGATATGGGTTTCACATCGGCTTTGACTTATGATTTTGAAGTGTATTCTACAGCGCAGGAACGCTGGTTAGAAATTTCATCAGTATCTAATTTTGAGACTTTTCAGGCGAACCGTTTGAAACTGCGTTTCAAAGACAAAGACGGTAAAAATCAATTGGCTCACACGCTTAATGGAAGTTCATTGGCTCTGCCAAGAGTTCTGGCAGGCATTTTAGAAAATTACCAGACTCCGGAAGGAATCATAATCCCTGAGGTTTTGCGTCCATACTGCGGGTTTGATATTATAAATTAG